Genomic window (Pieris rapae chromosome 4, ilPieRapa1.1, whole genome shotgun sequence):
aaactaatcgTAATCCCTCTCTCTTTCACACCTaagtatgataataatatattttcaatataccAATCGTATTGGTACCGTggcttacaaaaaaaaaactaaacaaatacaatcgaTTATAGAAAGGAAATAAAAGAATGTCAGCTCTATCTATACTTTATATAGAGTTAACACTGTGCCGAATAAATTGTCTTATTATGTTACAACTAAAGACTTTAGATACAGTAATATTGTTAGTTGTTTATTTAGAAAGCTGCATAATCTTACCTGCTCGTAAGAAAAGCTCTGAAAGTTCCCTTTAAACCAGACCGCCTGGCTTGGCGATAACACGCGTAATCAGCGCGCCGTACTCCATGCATGTTGCCTGATAGAGGCTCGTTTAGTGCGGCTAAACGGAGCTGTAAAATAGACGGTTAATACACGTTATAATAACGACACTTATATATGGAAGTATACAACCCATTCGTTTTTCTTATTATGACCATTACGAACGTGCATTTTGAAGATGTTATCAGGGTCTAGATGCTGTTGACTAATGACGCGGACAAGAGTGCACATTCATATCTCGTATTTCGTTTAACATTCTCACCCCCATTCTTGAGCAAGTTTTTAGAGTGTGTCATTTATTTGAAAGCTCAACAATTAGAAAAGGAAGTATATGAAGACTATGAAACGTCATGAAAAACCTAGTGACACTACAACCTTCtagatctgggcctcagatttctgtatccgttcattgatttatttatcataatagaCATAGAGATGATTAGTCTTCTGTGGCTAAATTAAGTCGTGACTTTTTCTTAGgtttaaagtatttccgaaacaggagtcacgatgttttccttcaataGCGAGTATTTAATACGCAAATTGATCGAAATACAcaggtgcacagccggggaccGAACCTACGAGCACCCATGTGCTGTGAGAGTCACAACCAATAACCAACACTGCTTTGGGACCTAGTATGAGCGTGTATGAATCATAAGGGTGATACATTATGGCTCCTGGTTAAttagaaaactttattttcaaattataaaaattatttctcacACAATAAAAACGGATGCTAAATAATGCATGTTTTAGATGTATTACTTTCTAATATCTCAGCCTATTTAGATACCTCAAAGCTGCCATAGGAAGGTATaggtatagtaataatacttacACTTGACCCGACAGGAGCGAGTACTGGTGAGTCAACTAAATTGGAAATCGGTCCCCTGTGAACAAGACTGGCTGCGGGCATTGGCGGTGTAACGGGTGAGTGCGTCGTAGTCAACGGTGATGCTTGGGACACTACTGACCCGAGCTGGGAATATAACACATCGTAAATATATGTGAGAGGTGAAACAggattgttattaatatcctAAAAATGCGCTTTTATGCAGtcaacaaaatcaaatattatttctaagtaATATCATATCAATTCATATCATACACAAACTGCTTTCTACTGCTTCTCTGCTCACCTACTTTACCTACTACTGGCCTTTGATTCAAAGTGGGCTGGCGTGTGAAACCATCAtggttttaattaactgttttCTCTAATTTACGAGCAAGTGAAAAAAGGTatcctataaatataatattttatagtaatatttaactacatatattattatataacaacatAACAATGTGTACACAACGATACGTAACCTTCGAAACAGtatggaaaatataaaaaaaatattaccaaaaCATATTGCCATCCTGTATTCACTTTGAGGAATAGAACTTGTTCCTCCATTACATAGGCCAATGCTCCAACGGGACTCGAAGAAGCGAGCtgataaaagaaaactaattatatgatacttatatttgatttgaggtgattaatttattatcaacatattatttttaataatacttcaaGACGTTGGGACAGTTTCACTAATGTTGtgatagttaaaattttattcaaaatatgaaAAGTTTACTGTGATATGGCTTAACTTTAATCAATGATATGCTTGGTTTTGATTGGTTTGTCTTGTATTTACCCGAATCATCTCTTCAGTGGTCCGAAAGACTGCCGCTCCGGGTACCGTTTTGCTTGATTCGTCTGCATGGTGACTTCTTGACTCGAAATTATCTCGACCTGCAAATGTTTGTtcgaatacaaaaatagttaaaatgtataaatttcttgtatcagAATTATCGTACGTTGCACCTTATTACGGCAAGCATTACATCAATTGGctgttgtattttaaaataaataaatgatcgAAAAATTCATTAATGATGGTTGATTCTTATTTAGGCCTAACACacgtttctatttataaataaggctAGACACTTACCAAGACGTTCTTTTGTCTTTTCTTTTAGTTCTTTTAATTCTGTGAGAGCTTTCAATTCGTCAAAAGCACTTTTTTGAACTGTCCCATTGCaggcataaattaaaattggaattattaataacaaaatgattaattattacggTCCGCCTTATAAAGAACCTTACCTGGTCTGCCGAAGAACTTCGTACTGCCATGAATAGGACCTTCTTCTATATAGCTGATTCCGGGTTCTCCTTTAGGACCCACTATAGCTAGACCTGGAGATCCGGGAGGCCCAGGGGGCCCTGGAGGTCCCGGCACGTACTGGACAACATCCGACTTCGGAGCAATGCCTGGTGGGCCCGGTGGACCCTGAATCCCCTTGGGGCCTGGAAGTCCATTGTCACCACGATCTCCCTTTTCACCtttgaactaaaaaaaataataaacagtgagactacaaataaaaactattttacaaatactttttgtttcttttagtCAACATTAGTTCTTTTgtgatatgtaaaatattaattttaattaacacattataatattgCAAAGACGCTATTCGCCTAGACATATGTCTATCTACCAATATacccaaaataaaattaagtttgtattgatattaatatttataacacacCATTGAGACATCCAAAATATTCACGCCTGGGTCTCCTTTTTCGCCTTTAGGTCCGGTGTTCCCAGGTGGACCTAATGTGCCCGGTCGTCCCTGTAAGAATAATTATTCCAAACAACAAATAAAGATAATGGTTACAATTCCCTAAGAAActgtttaattcataaattttattaagatatgAAAACAAACCTTATTGTTCTAACGGCAGCATGAAacagtcataataataatataaatgtaaattgctTATAACTTTAACTACTAAGTCGGAATATTTAAACCTTATTTAAATccgttaaatatataatttaacataagcATTAAAATAAGATTCAGTTGATGATCTGTCAGAGCAAAGCACTTATgtgaatgtaattttatattatctgtatcaaTGTTACTTGTggagtaaaataaaagttatacgTTGTGTAACAGAAAATGTCAATTTCATTTGATATACTTTGAAtaccatatatataaaataaccaacaaaatcaaataaacttttttaattttatttttatttctactatgtaggttaggaaaatgttaatactttttattgtattgtaataaatcatCAAATTAATgctaaaatgttaaaaaaaattgtttaacttCTTTGTGGACTGTGATCAAAATTGATTTGCACTTAAAGCAAAATTCCAATTATTGATTTCAATGATGATTGCAAAATATTTCGCATTTAAACTCACCATCCATCCGGGAAGTCCGACTTCACCTTTTTCTCCGGCTTTTCCCGGAGGTCCAGGCACACCTGGGGGCCCCTGAAGTCCCCGGGGTCCTGGTGGGCCAGATCGGCCTCTTCTACCTCGGGGTCCTAGATCCCCCTTTTCTCCCTGTTTGTTAGGTTTTGGACATACTtactaagtttatttattcattttaaatataatacattatatttaaaacattaaatatttatttggtatAAATCCTCAAATAAgtcttaagaatatttttatacatacctTGACTGTTATAATGTCAGAACCAGCTGACGTTATTGAGATTGGCCCTGGTGGGCCTCTCTCACCCCTTTCTCCTTTTAAACCTGAAGCACCCGGGGGTCCAGTCATACCGGGCATTCCTGAAGGGCCAATATCTCCACGTTCTCCAGACTTTCCATCCTTGCCTGGAAAACCTGGTATGCCATCTTTTCCAGGGTCACCCTTTTCAccctattaatattacatttatttaacggATTAATTTAATGGTTTAAATTGGTCAATAAATCCATCataattttgacaattaaaaaataccttttcgCCTTTTTCTCCTTGCAATCCGGCAACGACTCGACCTACagggaatattttttatatatatatattattgtttacattacatttttagtgAATCGTTCAATGAATCCTTAACGGACATGTTACCAAATCAatacatatatcattaaaacaaattttataactaacCAGATGTAAGGAATTCTGAATCCTCTGTCGTGAAACCTGCGACAGGAATCGAAGGTGGACCTGGCGGTCCAGGTGAGCCACGTTctcctaaaaaataataataatatatttatcaataattggATATCACAGGAAATTGATTggattcacaaaaaaaaaaccaaatatttttgtaggtaCGAAGTGCGTTTATGTTTTGTATACCTTTTTCCCCCTTTTCACCAAAGcgtccgtttgcccccggaaGTCCTGGGCGGCCATCCAATCCAGGACCCCCACGGTCTCCTTTGACTCCTCTATCACCTTTAGGGCCAGGATAACCCTGCAAATGTGGtataagaattactaactACGCTACTATGTGAAATGATAGAAATAAAACtagctaaataataaaaattgatttttttttatagaaccgggggcaaacgggcaggaggctcacctgatgttaagtgataccgccgcccatggacactctcaatgccaaagggctcgcgagtgcgttgccgaccttttaagtattggtaCGCTCATAAGATTAATAGGGGTAATTCCTTGCAAAGGTCCACGTTTACTCAATGATAAGGGCAGTTGTAATAGCCTTCATTGcaggaaaaaataatcagaGAACTGATATAGAAATTATACTTAATGATAATTCTTAATACAATAATCAACTTTATGCCAGTATCTTACACGATCCCCTTTTAAACCACTTTGACCCGGAAGGCCACGTTCACCCTTAGCTCCAGCAAATCCCCGCTCTCCTTGAAGTCCGGCGGGCCCTGATTGCCCAGCATCCCCTTTAGGACCTGGAGCCCCGGGTCTGCCAATGGCTCCTCCGCCGTAAGCCCCCAAAAGTGATTCCTACAAGGTATCGTAAAATTATATGCAAGCATATCACCTCTATCTctgataaaaaatcttaatttgtataaataacatGTGTGTACTTCTGTTCAGAAGTAAACGTTAAGTTCTATAGcgaaacaagataaaaatattttctaaaaaatattctatgtttgtagaaaaattaacagtaaaaatagaaaaaataggtacttattatatttaaagttttagtattttcttgtacaataaagtttatttaaatataaaaaaaatctaacttCAGGACGTCGCTGTTCATGGTCAGTTCTATTAGGCCTCCATTATTCATCGAATTTAatggaaataatgtttaaaattaaattaagaggcATCATTTTGTGATTTGCTGTAAAGGTCATAAAAAAAGGAGCTAAAAGAAATAGGTAGTAGTGTTTTATCATCCGAGTTTACATAAGCTATTTAATCGGGgaattatctagaaaatattttaaaaaaatgctcaGCGGCAATACGAACGCCTGAATTCACGTTTGAAAGGCACCAATTCCCCACTTAAAATAGGTTAGTATACTAATGTTCAAAATAACTACTGTATGATAAAATCTTAACCTATGTGCACTTGGAGCACCGCAATGTTATCAAATGCtccaaaaatttttaaaaagcttctAAAAACTTGTTTAGAAACcgcgatataaaaaaaagaatttgcttataatatttaacttcaAAATAGCCATAACTTCAAAACCAAAAGCTCAAATAGGGTTTAAAAGCTACTTATAATCTAGTTGTAAAGGTGCTTCTTCACTGGGGTGTTCAATTGTCACAACGAAGTGatcataacatttaattataaagtaacgTTTTAATATTGCAAGGgtcaattaatttgatatcaGTATCTTTGTCAGCTCGAGCCTAATACAAGTCATCATGATGAACAAGGTCGAAGGGAGAAAATGAGCTGGCAGAAGGAGGAAGTTGTCGCCCCGCAATATCAGAGAATGGACGGGACGGGAGTGGCCAGCTTAGAACAGATGATGCGCTTGGCGAAGAATAAGAAGAAATATGACGAGATAACCGCCAATCTCActacaaaaagaaaaagaagagtcgaagcatttaatatatttaaatcgttttttgtcttttgaatttaatacatatatttcttttttgtctGTGATGGGAATAATCACAGTTTAcccatttaatatatttatccgatttattgttaattgtttaTCTGCTATATCTTTATTGGAAATGAAAACAGTAGTGAATTTGTATAACTACAAAAGTGATTATCCTGAATCATATACATTTACTCGATCAGGCTAGAGTTAAACATCCTTTGTGTTCCTTTACTAGTTTAGGCTTCCGGTGAGATACCACCTCAGGCCAAAAAGcccatatataatatatatcaggTATTTGACATTGTTACCAACTTTGATGAATTTCTACACGAAGTTTGACCACAAACAGTGAAAATCAATTTCCTCATCTCCGCCTCGATACATATCTAACCTTAAAGTGGAAAGACGTTGTGCAAACTTTGCCTTGCCAGTTTTGTTTGCGGAAGACAAACTTTCCTTTAATCATTCCCCTTTAACACAAACTCGGAGACACTTAATGAAGAGGTAATCGACAGGCCTAATTTTATTCCATAACTTAGCAAATACTTTGTTGTTCTTacctgtttaatttaattaaactgttaaattaaataaaactcctTTATATCTGTGACACCGCCTATGTGAAATTAggatttttgaaatgaaataatggtttgatttaaacaaacatctatttacttaaatgacttgaaattaaaaaataattgttttgcgTAGACCGGTAACGCATAAAcagattattaaaactaatatcgcaacatatttgataaataacaattactttaaTGTTAATGATTTCAATATGGAAATAGTAGTCAGgttgtctttaaaaaataaaaagcctaatcaacatttgtatataaaacgaAAGCTCGTGAAAAGTAGTTTCCGGTCTAAAAAAGCTCGTAGCAAAGCAAGCTCCATCCATATTTAACGATACACTCGCAACTTACCTTGTATATTTGCCTAGGTTTCCAATTTGACTAAACAAGCAGCAATGGATGGCATGAAAATGGTAAAATAAGATCAGCATAATAAATTTCGAGTGGAAAGTCAGGAAAAGCTTTATAAGAAATTGCAAACAATGGCCAACGTATTCTTAATAGTTTAAACTTGAACATTGATTGAATTTAGCGTATTGATTCTGCCAGAATAACGGCTTATGCAGAATAACGGCATATGCTTtactaataaacttttaattgctAAGTTGCGTGCAATATCTTTATATGAACATTGTtttcaataacttttttttataattaagaattaacaattaatattcacCTTTTCAATATgctataatttacaaaaataagtgatttatttttataaataaataaatgttttaaatgctTACCTCAAAGTTACCATAGTCAGATGAACCGGGCGATCCAGGTGGTCCAGGGGGTCCTGCAATACCAGGTCTCCCATCAACGCCAGGCTCTCCCTTTTGTCCCGTTATGCCTTCTGGACCACGGGGACCTTCATCCCCTCGATCACCTTTTTCTCCCCGAGGGCCCATGGGGCCTCGTTCACCCGTTGGCCCCATTTGACCCTTAGAAGCATGATTTATTTGTTCAAGATATATGGCAGTTACATCGAGTAGTCctttagaataattataaagtcaaacaaaaaattataaccttatttattatcatagttAATACTGCACGTGTGCAGAAATTGGTCGATTACGCCTCTTGTACCAATCAAAGCGTAGAGTGAAGTAATTTTGAGATGGAATTCGTTAAGTTCCTTTTGTAGAACCGTTACTGAGTACTTTATTTTGCTGTCCAAAATTCGTATTTGTTTGAATGTAAAAGTAATCAATTTTGAAAGCATTTGAtattgtagaaaaataaataaatagtgagAACAATATCTGATTCCggagtttattataaaatgttacttaTAAGATACAAGAGTGGTGTCTAGGGCGTCTTGATCCCATTCAAGACTGTGGAAAAGCCAGCATAATTATACTCACACAATGAATACAAACTTACAGGTATGCCAGGTGGTCCAATTCGTCCTTCAGCGCCAGTGAGCCCCGGAGGACCTGGAGGACCTCGGAGTTCCGGTGCCAATTCGAGAAGTGCCATTAGTGTGCTGCTGTTGCAGCCACATTGTCCAGTTGATGCGTAGTTTTCACCGAAAATTTGCTACAAGCATATATTCCAGTCTTATATTCTCAGGCGCGTATTCAGATATCTCAACTCAAAATTTATAAGATTTCGCAGTATTATTATCAGTggacctttttaggtcttggcctcagatttctgaatctgtttcattatcatttttaaatctaataggcaagtaggtgatcagcctccagtgactgacacacgtcattggcttttttgggtctaagacataccagtttcctcacgatgttttccttcaccgttcgagcaaatgttaaatgcacacatagaaagtccattggtgcacagcccgggatcgaacctacgacctcaggtatgagagtcgcacgctgaagccactaggccaacactgctctttcgCAGTATTAATGCTAAAGATATAAACTTTAAGTTTGAGGTAAATGTTGGTATATATATGAATCGAATTGTGAATAGAAGTTCTACATAAGGAATAGGATTTTTGCCGTatgaataattacttaattgtaAACAAGATTtgaaacatttacataaaatattagtcAATGAGACTGTACACAATGTAATtcgttgaaattttaaaactaaaaaatatgtacgtaCCTTTATATTCATCGCCTGAAAAGTGTGcgtagaatatataaataaagatttgtaGAACATTAGTTATTAGTATTAACATAGTAGATATTTGTTGGTATATGGTGGCTGTTAAGAGCCGAATTATACAGCGGAGATTGCTTCAATTAAGTTATACTATGAGttgttagatttaaattgaaattaaatatttaatttgcttaAAAACGGTAGCGCTACTTGGATTCCTGTGTTTGCTTTTAGTCACGTAGGCCTCAGCTCTTCCAGGAGCACTGAGTGCATACATAGGCATTGGGATTTTATTTGTCGCCGTAGAACCGAGtgtttaaagaataaataatattctatcatattaagataattatattataaattcatgaAAATGCTAGCAACTTACATCATCTCCAGACGATTCAACGATAGCTGTTCCAGGAATACCAGGAAGCCCAGGAGGTCCTGGAGGTCCTGGCGGTCCACGTATCGATTCTCCGGGTAAACCCTATAAAATAGTGGTATTATTAACAGGCCaacttatatgtattattacaaGGTACGTTCATGAAGTAATATGCGGATTTTAACcgcataatgtttttttaattcacataaaaattgtctaaatctaattttactaaGCTAAGTCTCAGTGTCTAAGATTCGCTTAATACATTAAACTCAGCGTAGCTTAGTATcagtaattatgtttattacgtAGGTGTAAACGTGTGCAGTGTTTGTCATTCCTATAATCACAGATTAATTCGGCGTCAAATCTACGTGTAGAAATATCCTAGTCTTGGTTCTTAaggtttattatatgtattcattattatactgTGTCTTTATGAAAATGTTTCTCACGTATTGGATCATATAGATTTATAGTTACGTCATAAATACTAGGTATATTATCTATGGCTTCAGACTTCCagtttctttgataattttagataaCTGTGTTATTTAGCCTtgtgctttatttattaaaaataaatacaaatatttctgtaACTGTGGAACGCAATTCTTCGTTCACCGAAGGATCGATATTCgttgcaataattttataatactttattaaaaagtagttCACTAATAAAGAGAAGATATAATTTGTCATAAAACACGGTTATCGTTTTTAATATGGCGCTGAATTTTCacttataaaagtttaaataaaaataaggtaGTCTTCGTCTTCGTcgtcaataaaaatgtatataaaagtaacatatatttattaaaataaataaaatgcttgCCCTTGGTCCTCTCTCTCCCTTTTCACCTCTTAAGATTGGGGCATaacctgaaataaaaaacataacggtaaaatattctttttcaaGTACTTAACTTTaacattatgtatatgtatataaaaacgttgttctgtaaaaaaatataattaaaattaaaaaaatttataattaaaataaaagttattttaacagttttttaaataagcttagtatatatttaaaaatcgaacgcCTGATTTTCAAATTATGTAAAGTTTCTTGCTTAAATtcttaaactaaatatgttcTGTGTAAAGTTCTCGAGTTCATAAGTCACCCACAGTAATTACGTATCGTTTAAAACAAACAGTCGTTAATCCAAGCAAACATGGTTACTGCACGATCCCTCGACTTGAGATAAATACGCTCCCCAAAGCCAGCTATTACACGGTgtctaaatattgtataactgTTCAATTAATAGaagatttagtttataaattataatatgtctattatacaatattaaaaaaatggtaagCCATGTTACTTAGTTTTTATAGGCTgtgttatatacaaaatgaCTATCGATAAAAAGTGCGTGGTTAAACTTGGACTACTTAACACagatttgtttgattttactGGAAAACAATTCCTATGCCCTCCAAACAGAACAAGTGAAGGCATTGGCTAATATCGGATTATATATTACCTTTATATTCTGCTTACATATTATACAgtagttaattattaagtattatagtACGCAATTATTCTCTGTATTTAGACGCCTCCAATTCAGACGTCAACCTTGATatagtaaaagtaattattacaaaaaccaATAGTAACGAAAATCTGTAAACACACGCAcgtatattataaagtatacaaaaatgtCCAGCCCTTAATAACAGTTGTTTTACCGTTAAGTCCGGGTGGTGGAGGCGGAAATGGCGGAATCGTCCCATACCTCCCCGACCCCTCAACATCCCCCTCTTCTTGGTCCACCTGcgaaacaattaattacatagaaTGCATGTTTAAATACATCTGTGCAATAATTAAGCGGCTTACTCAGTACGTTTGTCTTTGTTAGCTTAGCGTTTTAcgaaatattacacaaattttTTATCGGATTTAAAATGCGTTGTTTTACTAGAATGGATACTTCTCTGTATTCTGTATTTTAGCATGTTGGAGCATACATTaccaagtattttaattatttgaatgttttatcaCATTTAAAGTCgatataaactataataactAGGTTCGGGtgtttagttttgttagtaCGTTAGAAGTAAATTAGTAAGAGGCTGTAATAAAGGATCTAGATCTAGatttcaattcttaaaaggccggaaacgcactcgcaagccctctggcattaagagtgtgcCTCCTGctagtttgccccctgttcaaaaaaatattaatgcatAAGCAAACTGTTTG
Coding sequences:
- the LOC111003058 gene encoding collagen alpha-1(XVIII) chain isoform X4, which gives rise to MTAMENIRLFISTQLISRLLFLSLLLHSSHGFGNEGLFGSKYPNDIPEYDLLHAIGVPFSNPKTQYFDEGLDGFPAYGLKPGSDIKSPYRLFMPEKLYAEFSITATVRPANKDGGFLFSVVNPLETVVQLGVQLIPSGPGLTNISLLYTDANIYALSQTIASFVVPSFSKKWTRFALRVTNDNVTLFLNCLEFDTVVVKRNPQELVFDSASTLYVGQAGPLISGAFHGAFQELKLFGAPSQAEVQCVNTFEDIGKGGEGDEIYIDNSLVDQEEGDVEGSGRYGTIPPFPPPPPGLNGYAPILRGEKGERGPRGLPGESIRGPPGPPGPPGLPGIPGTAIVESSGDDAMNIKQIFGENYASTGQCGCNSSTLMALLELAPELRGPPGPPGLTGAEGRIGPPGIPGQMGPTGERGPMGPRGEKGDRGDEGPRGPEGITGQKGEPGVDGRPGIAGPPGPPGSPGSSDYGNFEESLLGAYGGGAIGRPGAPGPKGDAGQSGPAGLQGERGFAGAKGERGLPGQSGLKGDRGYPGPKGDRGVKGDRGGPGLDGRPGLPGANGRFGEKGEKGERGSPGPPGPPSIPVAGFTTEDSEFLTSGRVVAGLQGEKGEKGEKGDPGKDGIPGFPGKDGKSGERGDIGPSGMPGMTGPPGASGLKGERGERGPPGPISITSAGSDIITVKGEKGDLGPRGRRGRSGPPGPRGLQGPPGVPGPPGKAGEKGEVGLPGWMNNKGRPGTLGPPGNTGPKGEKGDPGVNILDVSMFKGEKGDRGDNGLPGPKGIQGPPGPPGIAPKSDVVQYVPGPPGPPGPPGSPGLAIVGPKGEPGISYIEEGPIHGSTKFFGRPVQKSAFDELKALTELKELKEKTKERLGRDNFESRSHHADESSKTVPGAAVFRTTEEMIRLASSSPVGALAYVMEEQVLFLKVNTGWQYVLLGSVVSQASPLTTTHSPVTPPMPAASLVHRGPISNLVDSPVLAPVGSSLRLAALNEPLSGNMHGVRRADYACYRQARRSGLKGTFRAFLTSRIQNLDSTVRYADRHLPVVNIMGEVLFKSFSDIFDGKGGFIAGTPRIYSFSGKNIMMDSNWPQKLIWHGSHASGERALDTFCEEWQNGEPTSRGMAASLYSHKLLSQERYSCNNHFAVLCIEATAHVSSRRKRSTFRYNSTQDDEDYWYNAEEYQELLNDIFAQPFRED
- the LOC111003058 gene encoding collagen alpha-1(XVIII) chain isoform X6, yielding MTAMENIRLFISTQLISRLLFLSLLLHSSHGFGNEGLFGSKYPNDIPEYDLLHAIGVPFSNPKTQYFDEGLDGFPAYGLKPGSDIKSPYRLFMPEKLYAEFSITATVRPANKDGGFLFSVVNPLETVVQLGVQLIPSGPGLTNISLLYTDANIYALSQTIASFVVPSFSKKWTRFALRVTNDNVTLFLNCLEFDTVVVKRNPQELVFDSASTLYVGQAGPLISGAFHGAFQELKLFGAPSQAEVQCVNTFEDIGKGGEGDEIYIDNSLVDQEEGDVEGSGRYGTIPPFPPPPPGLNGYAPILRGEKGERGPRGLPGESIRGPPGPPGPPGLPGIPGTAIVESSGDDAMNIKQIFGENYASTGQCGCNSSTLMALLELAPELRGPPGPPGLTGAEGRIGPPGIPGQMGPTGERGPMGPRGEKGDRGDEGPRGPEGITGQKGEPGVDGRPGIAGPPGPPGSPGSSDYGNFESNWKPRQIYKESLLGAYGGGAIGRPGAPGPKGDAGQSGPAGLQGERGFAGAKGERGLPGQSGLKGDRGYPGPKGDRGVKGDRGGPGLDGRPGLPGANGRFGEKGEKGERGSPGPPGPPSIPVAGFTTEDSEFLTSGRVVAGLQGEKGEKGEKGDPGKDGIPGFPGKDGKSGERGDIGPSGMPGMTGPPGASGLKGERGERGPPGPISITSAGSDIITVKGEKGDLGPRGRRGRSGPPGPRGLQGPPGVPGPPGKAGEKGEVGLPGWMGRPGTLGPPGNTGPKGEKGDPGVNILDVSMFKGEKGDRGDNGLPGPKGIQGPPGPPGIAPKSDVVQYVPGPPGPPGPPGSPGLAIVGPKGEPGISYIEEGPIHGSTKFFGRPGRDNFESRSHHADESSKTVPGAAVFRTTEEMIRLASSSPVGALAYVMEEQVLFLKVNTGWQYVLLGSVVSQASPLTTTHSPVTPPMPAASLVHRGPISNLVDSPVLAPVGSSLRLAALNEPLSGNMHGVRRADYACYRQARRSGLKGTFRAFLTSRIQNLDSTVRYADRHLPVVNIMGEVLFKSFSDIFDGKGGFIAGTPRIYSFSGKNIMMDSNWPQKLIWHGSHASGERALDTFCEEWQNGEPTSRGMAASLYSHKLLSQERYSCNNHFAVLCIEATAHVSSRRKRSTFRYNSTQDDEDYWYNAEEYQELLNDIFAQPFRED
- the LOC111003058 gene encoding collagen alpha-1(XVIII) chain isoform X2, producing MTAMENIRLFISTQLISRLLFLSLLLHSSHGFGNEGLFGSKYPNDIPEYDLLHAIGVPFSNPKTQYFDEGLDGFPAYGLKPGSDIKSPYRLFMPEKLYAEFSITATVRPANKDGGFLFSVVNPLETVVQLGVQLIPSGPGLTNISLLYTDANIYALSQTIASFVVPSFSKKWTRFALRVTNDNVTLFLNCLEFDTVVVKRNPQELVFDSASTLYVGQAGPLISGAFHGAFQELKLFGAPSQAEVQCVNTFEDIGKGGEGDEIYIDNSLVDQEEGDVEGSGRYGTIPPFPPPPPGLNGYAPILRGEKGERGPRGLPGESIRGPPGPPGPPGLPGIPGTAIVESSGDDAMNIKQIFGENYASTGQCGCNSSTLMALLELAPELRGPPGPPGLTGAEGRIGPPGIPGQMGPTGERGPMGPRGEKGDRGDEGPRGPEGITGQKGEPGVDGRPGIAGPPGPPGSPGSSDYGNFESNWKPRQIYKESLLGAYGGGAIGRPGAPGPKGDAGQSGPAGLQGERGFAGAKGERGLPGQSGLKGDRGYPGPKGDRGVKGDRGGPGLDGRPGLPGANGRFGEKGEKGERGSPGPPGPPSIPVAGFTTEDSEFLTSGRVVAGLQGEKGEKGEKGDPGKDGIPGFPGKDGKSGERGDIGPSGMPGMTGPPGASGLKGERGERGPPGPISITSAGSDIITVKGEKGDLGPRGRRGRSGPPGPRGLQGPPGVPGPPGKAGEKGEVGLPGWMGRPGTLGPPGNTGPKGEKGDPGVNILDVSMFKGEKGDRGDNGLPGPKGIQGPPGPPGIAPKSDVVQYVPGPPGPPGPPGSPGLAIVGPKGEPGISYIEEGPIHGSTKFFGRPVQKSAFDELKALTELKELKEKTKERLGRDNFESRSHHADESSKTVPGAAVFRTTEEMIRLASSSPVGALAYVMEEQVLFLKVNTGWQYVLLGSVVSQASPLTTTHSPVTPPMPAASLVHRGPISNLVDSPVLAPVGSSLRLAALNEPLSGNMHGVRRADYACYRQARRSGLKGTFRAFLTSRIQNLDSTVRYADRHLPVVNIMGEVLFKSFSDIFDGKGGFIAGTPRIYSFSGKNIMMDSNWPQKLIWHGSHASGERALDTFCEEWQNGEPTSRGMAASLYSHKLLSQERYSCNNHFAVLCIEATAHVSSRRKRSTFRYNSTQDDEDYWYNAEEYQELLNDIFAQPFRED